In Trichocoleus desertorum NBK24, the following are encoded in one genomic region:
- a CDS encoding alkaline phosphatase PhoX has translation MALSRRKFFALAGASAAGTVMMSPLQALYARKANGQSVFGDGYGPLIPDPNGLLDLPRGFQYRAFSRTGDVMSNNSLVPGGHDGMGAFAGSNGTTILVRNHELSPTSGTKVSDLNAPVYDSLCKGGTTTLVIGNNRKLIRHFPSIQGTFRNCAGGVTPWGSWLTSEENTSTPEENPGLVLKRHGYNFEVPANATGAVDPVPLKAMGRFNHEAVAIDPRTGIAYETEDRGDGLFYRFIPNQPGKLEAGGTLQALKLKDFPTGVLTRNLPTVVIPVGQPFAAEWVTIDEPDPVRDSAPTGTRFQGRAKGAATFTRGEGIWFGNNELYFTCTDGGPARLGQVWRYVPGQTAEDGGTLTLFVESTQQAELQAPDNIVVSPFGDLFICEDGSGDNFVVGVNASGELYQFARNALNDSEVAGACFSPDGLTMFLNVQSPGITYAIWGPWSRA, from the coding sequence ATGGCTTTATCGCGACGTAAATTCTTTGCACTGGCAGGCGCTAGTGCGGCTGGTACGGTAATGATGTCTCCTTTGCAAGCGTTGTATGCCCGCAAAGCGAACGGTCAATCTGTATTTGGCGATGGCTATGGCCCGCTCATCCCCGATCCTAATGGTCTTTTAGATTTACCCCGTGGCTTCCAGTACCGAGCTTTTTCCCGTACTGGGGATGTCATGAGCAACAACTCGCTGGTGCCCGGAGGTCACGACGGCATGGGTGCTTTTGCGGGTTCTAACGGCACCACAATTCTGGTACGGAACCATGAACTCAGCCCCACTTCTGGCACTAAAGTTTCTGACCTGAATGCGCCTGTCTATGACTCCTTGTGTAAAGGGGGTACGACCACATTGGTGATCGGCAACAATCGCAAACTGATTCGGCACTTTCCTTCTATTCAAGGTACCTTCCGTAACTGTGCAGGTGGTGTCACTCCTTGGGGTTCTTGGCTCACCTCGGAAGAAAACACCTCTACACCCGAAGAGAATCCTGGTTTAGTTTTGAAACGCCACGGCTATAACTTTGAAGTTCCTGCTAACGCAACAGGAGCTGTCGATCCAGTTCCTCTAAAGGCGATGGGCCGCTTTAATCACGAAGCAGTAGCGATCGATCCTCGCACAGGCATTGCTTATGAAACCGAAGATCGGGGTGATGGCCTGTTCTATCGCTTTATCCCCAACCAACCTGGCAAACTAGAGGCGGGGGGTACTCTGCAAGCGCTGAAGCTTAAAGACTTTCCTACAGGTGTGCTGACTAGAAACCTGCCTACAGTTGTGATTCCTGTCGGCCAACCGTTTGCGGCTGAGTGGGTCACAATTGATGAGCCAGATCCAGTAAGAGATAGCGCACCTACGGGTACTCGCTTCCAAGGCCGTGCGAAGGGAGCAGCTACCTTTACCCGTGGTGAGGGCATTTGGTTTGGTAATAACGAGCTGTACTTTACTTGCACCGATGGCGGCCCTGCCAGATTGGGTCAAGTTTGGCGCTATGTGCCAGGGCAAACGGCTGAAGATGGCGGCACTCTAACTTTGTTTGTCGAGTCTACTCAGCAAGCTGAGTTACAAGCTCCAGACAATATTGTGGTTTCTCCCTTCGGCGATTTGTTCATCTGCGAAGATGGCTCTGGTGACAACTTTGTAGTTGGTGTCAATGCTAGCGGTGAACTCTATCAGTTTGCTCGTAATGCCCTCAATGACTCTGAGGTAGCGGGTGCTTGCTTCTCTCCCGATGGTCTAACCATGTTCTTAAATGTTCAGTCTCCTGGTATTACCTACGCTATTTGGGGGCCTTGGAGCCGAGCTTAG